The Edaphobacter sp. 12200R-103 genome contains a region encoding:
- the eda gene encoding bifunctional 4-hydroxy-2-oxoglutarate aldolase/2-dehydro-3-deoxy-phosphogluconate aldolase gives MTKAAVLASLKQIGLVPVLRAESVDKALALVEAIAAGGVTAMEVTMTVPGAIQVMRKLAEQRPDLLIGAGTVLDAETARACILEGAKFVVSPALNIKTIEMCHRYSIAALPGALTPTEVITAWEAGADVVKIFPASAMGGAKYLSSLKAPLPQVEMIPTGGVSLETAKSFLDAGAFALGVGADLVNTKAMAEGKPEIVTESAKKYMAIVREFQAGKK, from the coding sequence ATGACGAAAGCCGCTGTATTGGCTTCATTGAAACAGATTGGACTGGTTCCGGTGCTTCGGGCCGAGTCAGTCGACAAGGCGCTGGCGCTGGTAGAGGCAATTGCCGCTGGCGGCGTTACGGCAATGGAAGTCACGATGACCGTTCCCGGCGCGATCCAGGTGATGCGCAAGCTGGCGGAGCAGCGTCCCGACCTGCTGATCGGCGCAGGCACGGTGCTCGACGCCGAGACAGCTCGGGCCTGCATCCTCGAGGGCGCAAAGTTTGTCGTCAGCCCGGCGCTGAACATCAAGACCATCGAGATGTGCCATCGCTACTCCATCGCTGCGCTTCCGGGCGCCCTTACTCCGACCGAGGTGATCACGGCCTGGGAGGCTGGCGCCGACGTGGTGAAGATCTTCCCGGCCAGCGCGATGGGCGGAGCGAAGTACCTCAGTTCGCTGAAGGCTCCATTGCCCCAGGTGGAGATGATCCCGACCGGCGGCGTCTCGCTGGAAACGGCAAAGAGCTTCCTCGATGCCGGAGCCTTTGCGCTCGGCGTCGGTGCCGACCTGGTGAACACCAAGGCGATGGCCGAGGGCAAGCCCGAGATCGTGACCGAGAGCGCAAAGAAGTATATGGCGATCGTCAGGGAATTTCAGGCAGGGAAGAAGTAG
- a CDS encoding carboxypeptidase regulatory-like domain-containing protein, with the protein MKRLFMVFTFLLLVSSAGLMLAQSMDRQQITGTVTDPTGAAVPDADIVVTNEATGASRTVKSNADGNFTVLNIPVGVYSITTTMNGFKKSVLAGVNVDIGGKPDVPVQLAVGQATESVEVQAGIVPIQTTSAEIGGVITSTEATQIQLNGRNYIQLLTLQPGVSQTIAGGFALFGTYGVSGSSQSVNGIRTDSANYFIDGVDNKDNGGGGNNFVNISPDSLQQFRNVASSYDASYGGTSGATVSVAIKSGGRDFHGNVYEYIRNDAIQAYPFRAISSYSQKPIKAPLRYNDFGYTIGGPVWIPGVFNQNRDKLFFFAAQEFKRLRTSTVTNVTVPTPQAIADAIATGPSTATGRALASSVLQDPSGNYRYLSLGNNNQSEYLVKVDYNLNEKNTISGHFVHDNVLNVGNPTNFVIYDRTIPGLTSSVSWTHTFDAKTVNTAVASYSGNIINEGGNIRANPQFGNRSINRSDYGMTYATLYNASAIIPQITISGYGNPGVSPRQFDNYQRIYAMKDDFSRVLGNHTLKVGAYFWRARKNQTAPPQLNGAFTFANLAGLVSGNFTQYTEGSNIPQIQARFTQFETYVQDDWTVNRRLTLNLGLRWQYMPPIYSWPNNTAFFDPNSYDPAQAATVSPTTGVITSNPSPYNGLVLPGTGFSEKAKQVVAPSVYNNPQVQALFHNLPSGIVNTVYNTFAPRVGFAYDVTGRQETVLHGGYGISYERVEGNYIYGASSQLPFTAVASLASAGNADNLGSIGLSATPTNIGNSAARNLAPPRIHSYSLGIQQKLLNNTSLEINYVGSNSSNLTYRKNLNQAPAGTEQANPTIKQRNALRPYKGYGEIYQYTNGGEANYNSMQVRLQSRFGSSGIATVSWTWSSALTNGSSFDYQPQDSTNLHADYGPANYNQPKIFVASYVYPIPFWQHEHEWYKQALGGWQLSGITRIASGLPINVIQPSGLSVAGNLVTTSSVAQRPNLVGDPYSHTGDGKQYLNPAAFQAPAPGTYGNLGYDALKGPLFDNWDVALQKNIAIHEQIGMEFRAEMFNAPNHLSPFQIGGSTSPALGAQQPDGSYQPNFSSAGKFQNAFGQVTSATDPRTMEFVLRVHF; encoded by the coding sequence ATGAAGCGTCTATTCATGGTCTTCACGTTTCTTTTACTTGTTTCATCCGCCGGGCTGATGTTGGCCCAATCTATGGATCGACAGCAGATTACCGGAACGGTCACCGATCCAACCGGAGCTGCCGTCCCCGATGCGGATATCGTCGTTACCAACGAAGCCACCGGAGCGAGCCGTACCGTAAAGTCCAATGCCGATGGCAATTTCACTGTCCTCAACATTCCGGTCGGCGTTTACTCCATTACGACGACCATGAACGGCTTCAAGAAGTCGGTGCTGGCAGGAGTGAACGTCGACATCGGCGGTAAGCCCGATGTTCCCGTACAACTTGCGGTCGGTCAGGCCACCGAATCTGTTGAGGTGCAAGCCGGCATCGTTCCTATCCAAACCACGAGTGCTGAGATCGGCGGCGTCATTACGAGCACCGAAGCCACCCAGATCCAGTTAAACGGGCGCAACTATATCCAGCTCCTGACCCTGCAGCCTGGCGTATCGCAAACGATCGCGGGCGGTTTCGCCCTCTTCGGGACTTACGGTGTGAGCGGCAGCTCTCAGTCGGTCAACGGTATCCGCACCGATTCCGCGAACTATTTCATCGATGGTGTCGACAACAAGGATAACGGCGGCGGCGGCAATAACTTCGTCAACATCTCGCCGGACTCGCTGCAGCAGTTCCGTAACGTCGCCTCCAGCTACGATGCCAGCTACGGCGGCACCTCCGGTGCGACTGTTTCGGTCGCTATCAAGAGCGGAGGGCGCGACTTCCACGGCAACGTATACGAATACATCCGCAACGATGCGATTCAGGCCTATCCCTTCCGCGCCATCAGCTCTTACAGCCAGAAGCCCATCAAGGCTCCCCTGCGCTACAACGACTTTGGCTACACCATCGGCGGTCCCGTCTGGATTCCCGGCGTCTTCAACCAGAACCGCGACAAACTCTTTTTCTTTGCAGCTCAGGAGTTCAAGCGCCTGCGTACTTCAACCGTAACCAATGTGACGGTCCCAACGCCGCAAGCCATTGCAGATGCCATTGCTACTGGACCATCCACCGCAACTGGTCGCGCCCTGGCCTCATCCGTACTGCAGGATCCCAGCGGAAATTACCGTTATCTAAGCCTGGGGAACAACAATCAGTCGGAGTATCTGGTCAAGGTCGATTACAACCTCAACGAGAAAAACACGATCAGCGGGCACTTCGTTCATGACAACGTGCTCAACGTAGGCAATCCGACCAACTTTGTCATCTATGACCGAACTATCCCCGGCCTTACGAGCTCTGTGTCCTGGACCCACACCTTCGATGCGAAGACCGTAAACACGGCCGTGGCCTCTTACTCGGGAAACATCATCAATGAGGGCGGAAACATTCGGGCGAATCCACAGTTCGGCAACAGGTCCATCAACCGTTCTGACTATGGCATGACGTATGCAACCCTGTACAACGCGTCTGCCATCATCCCACAGATCACAATCTCCGGCTATGGCAATCCCGGCGTGTCACCGAGACAGTTCGACAACTACCAGCGCATCTACGCCATGAAAGATGATTTCTCCCGCGTACTGGGCAATCACACACTGAAGGTCGGGGCCTACTTCTGGCGCGCCCGTAAGAACCAGACCGCGCCACCACAGCTGAATGGAGCTTTTACTTTTGCGAACCTGGCTGGTCTTGTATCCGGCAACTTCACACAGTACACCGAAGGCAGCAACATCCCACAGATTCAAGCTCGCTTCACGCAGTTCGAGACCTACGTGCAAGACGATTGGACCGTGAATCGCCGGCTTACCCTGAACCTGGGACTGCGCTGGCAGTACATGCCGCCGATCTACAGCTGGCCGAACAACACCGCCTTCTTCGATCCCAACTCCTATGATCCGGCGCAGGCTGCGACCGTTAGCCCGACAACCGGTGTCATCACCTCCAATCCTTCTCCGTACAATGGCCTGGTTTTGCCTGGTACCGGTTTCTCGGAGAAGGCCAAGCAAGTCGTCGCACCTTCGGTTTACAACAACCCGCAGGTGCAGGCGCTGTTTCATAATCTGCCCTCCGGTATCGTCAACACCGTCTACAACACCTTTGCGCCACGCGTTGGGTTTGCCTATGACGTAACCGGCAGGCAAGAGACTGTTCTGCATGGCGGCTACGGCATCTCCTACGAGCGTGTTGAAGGGAATTACATCTACGGCGCTTCTTCACAACTGCCCTTCACCGCAGTTGCCAGCCTCGCCAGCGCCGGCAATGCCGATAACCTGGGCAGCATCGGCCTCAGTGCAACTCCGACGAATATTGGCAATTCTGCGGCACGCAATCTTGCGCCCCCGCGGATTCACAGCTATAGCCTGGGCATACAACAGAAACTGCTCAACAACACCTCCCTTGAGATTAACTATGTAGGCTCGAATTCGTCGAATCTTACTTATCGTAAGAACCTCAACCAGGCTCCCGCCGGCACCGAACAAGCCAATCCAACGATCAAGCAGCGCAACGCACTCCGTCCTTACAAGGGCTATGGCGAAATCTACCAGTACACCAACGGCGGAGAGGCTAATTACAACTCGATGCAAGTGCGCCTGCAGTCCCGCTTCGGTAGCAGCGGTATTGCTACGGTCTCCTGGACCTGGTCCAGTGCTCTGACCAACGGTTCCAGCTTCGATTACCAGCCGCAGGACAGCACCAACCTTCACGCCGATTACGGTCCGGCCAACTACAACCAGCCAAAGATATTTGTTGCGAGCTATGTCTATCCCATTCCGTTCTGGCAGCATGAGCACGAGTGGTATAAACAGGCACTCGGCGGCTGGCAGCTCTCGGGCATTACCCGTATCGCGAGCGGCCTGCCCATTAACGTTATTCAACCCTCCGGCCTGTCGGTAGCAGGCAATCTGGTTACGACCTCCAGCGTTGCACAGCGGCCGAATCTGGTTGGCGATCCTTATTCGCACACCGGCGACGGCAAGCAGTACCTGAATCCCGCTGCCTTTCAGGCGCCGGCTCCCGGAACCTACGGCAATCTGGGCTATGATGCCCTCAAAGGACCGCTGTTCGACAACTGGGACGTAGCGCTGCAGAAGAATATTGCGATTCACGAACAGATTGGAATGGAGTTCCGCGCTGAGATGTTCAACGCTCCGAACCATCTGTCGCCCTTTCAGATTGGCGGTTCGACCAGTCCTGCTCTGGGCGCTCAGCAGCCGGACGGATCGTATCAGCCGAACTTCAGCTCGGCCGGTAAATTCCAGAATGCCTTCGGTCAGGTAACCAGCGCTACCGATCCACGCACGATGGAGTTCGTACTCCGAGTGCATTTCTAA
- the kduI gene encoding 5-dehydro-4-deoxy-D-glucuronate isomerase → MRLYQMADSVRYGLMNTEELRETFLLEDFFQPGEIEFAYVDLDRTVIGSAVPTVSPLKLETEPELRAEFFLERRELGVLNVGGSGTVTVDGKTFEMDKLDCLYVGRCSRNVSFASKDPAKPAEFYLLSYPAHAQYPTAMVKFKDIKPVELGSVETCNKRKIYKAIYKEGIRSCQLVMGFTMLEPGSNWNTMPPHTHMRRSEVYFYFDVDPAHRVLHLMGPPDATSHLVMKDKEVVVSPGWSIHAGVGTKHYTFCWGMGGENQAYDDMDGVAIAELR, encoded by the coding sequence ATGAGGCTGTATCAGATGGCAGATTCGGTCCGCTACGGGCTGATGAACACGGAAGAGCTGCGCGAGACGTTTCTTCTGGAAGACTTCTTCCAACCCGGTGAGATCGAGTTCGCTTACGTGGATCTGGATCGCACGGTGATCGGGTCGGCCGTCCCGACCGTCTCGCCCCTCAAGCTTGAGACCGAGCCGGAGCTGCGAGCCGAATTCTTCCTCGAGCGGCGTGAGCTTGGGGTCCTGAACGTCGGAGGCTCCGGAACCGTTACCGTCGATGGCAAAACCTTCGAGATGGACAAGCTCGACTGCCTCTATGTTGGCCGCTGCTCGAGGAACGTCAGCTTTGCGAGCAAAGACCCGGCTAAACCCGCCGAGTTCTACCTGCTCAGCTATCCCGCGCATGCACAGTATCCGACCGCGATGGTGAAGTTTAAAGACATTAAGCCGGTGGAGCTTGGTTCGGTCGAGACCTGCAATAAGCGCAAGATCTACAAGGCGATCTACAAGGAAGGCATCCGGAGCTGCCAGCTGGTGATGGGCTTCACCATGCTCGAGCCGGGAAGTAACTGGAACACGATGCCACCGCACACGCACATGCGGCGCAGCGAAGTTTATTTCTACTTCGACGTGGATCCCGCGCATCGTGTGCTTCACCTGATGGGGCCGCCGGACGCGACCAGCCACCTGGTGATGAAAGATAAAGAGGTTGTTGTGTCGCCCGGTTGGTCCATCCACGCCGGTGTCGGCACGAAGCACTACACATTCTGCTGGGGTATGGGCGGAGAAAACCAGGCGTATGACGATATGGATGGCGTTGCCATCGCGGAGCTTCGATAG
- a CDS encoding sugar kinase, translating to MSESTSLKIRKKEESKWDLVSLGEVMLRLDPGDVRVATTRQFQVWEGGGEYNVARGLRRCFGLKTAIVTALADNPVGRLVEDLMNQGGVDQSHVKWVKYDGVGRTVRNGLNFTERGFGVRAALGCSDRGNTAVSQLKPGQIDWDEIFGKEGARWFHTGGIFCALSETTPEVCKEALVAARKHGVITSYDLNYRDSLWKSIGGKAKATEVNRDLAQYVDVMIGNEEDFTAALGFEIEGVGDDLGELDSANFRKMIEKAVATYPNFKAVATTLRHAKTASVNDWGAVCYYEGQFHEARPMPDLEIFDRVGGGDSFASGLIYGFLNEKGADWAVNCGCAHGALAMTTPGDTTMATFDEVQRVMKGGGARVQR from the coding sequence ATGAGTGAGTCGACAAGTCTAAAGATTCGTAAAAAAGAAGAGAGCAAGTGGGATCTGGTCAGCCTGGGCGAAGTGATGCTTCGTCTCGATCCGGGCGACGTTCGTGTCGCGACGACGCGACAGTTTCAGGTGTGGGAAGGCGGTGGCGAATACAACGTTGCTCGCGGCCTTCGCCGCTGCTTCGGCCTGAAGACGGCCATCGTGACCGCGCTCGCCGACAATCCGGTCGGTCGCCTCGTCGAGGACCTCATGAACCAGGGCGGCGTGGACCAGAGCCACGTGAAATGGGTCAAGTATGACGGCGTCGGCCGCACGGTTCGCAACGGTTTGAACTTTACGGAGCGCGGATTTGGTGTGCGCGCAGCGTTGGGCTGCTCCGACCGCGGCAACACCGCAGTCTCGCAACTCAAGCCGGGTCAGATCGACTGGGACGAGATCTTCGGCAAGGAAGGCGCTCGCTGGTTCCACACCGGCGGTATCTTCTGCGCTCTGAGTGAGACGACGCCTGAGGTCTGCAAAGAGGCCCTGGTGGCTGCCCGCAAGCATGGCGTCATCACCAGCTATGACCTCAACTACCGCGACTCTCTCTGGAAATCGATCGGCGGCAAGGCGAAGGCGACCGAGGTCAATCGCGATCTTGCACAGTACGTCGATGTCATGATCGGCAATGAAGAGGACTTCACCGCAGCGCTCGGCTTCGAGATCGAAGGCGTGGGCGACGACCTGGGCGAACTGGATTCGGCCAACTTCCGCAAGATGATCGAGAAAGCCGTCGCGACCTACCCAAACTTCAAGGCCGTTGCGACCACGCTGCGTCATGCGAAGACGGCGAGCGTCAACGACTGGGGCGCGGTCTGCTACTACGAGGGCCAGTTCCACGAGGCTCGTCCGATGCCTGATCTCGAGATCTTCGATCGCGTCGGCGGCGGCGACTCCTTCGCCTCGGGCCTGATCTACGGCTTCCTCAACGAGAAGGGCGCTGACTGGGCGGTCAACTGTGGCTGTGCTCATGGCGCGCTGGCGATGACGACCCCCGGCGACACGACGATGGCAACCTTCGACGAGGTGCAGCGCGTGATGAAGGGCGGCGGCGCTCGCGTTCAGCGGTAG
- a CDS encoding TonB-dependent receptor translates to MKPLRLLFILFVLLSESFAQTSTGSITGFLTDPSGSALTDANVTLTDEGTGRQRTTNTNNSGQFTLVQLPPSTYTLTVSHTGFSTLQAKGILLQVGQEINRNFTLRVESSQSTITVESGTTALDTESARIGGNVSAREIQDLPINGRQISQLYLLVPGATNSGSGTFGDIRFSGRAVEQNIIRLDGIEATSIIDTSPGNLNGELGSLFRLQQSLEAVQEFRIDSSSYPAEMGTGTGGQISFITRSGSNNLHGSVFEYLRNDFFDARNTFNQRGKGNPKFRLNQFGGSIGGPIFKDKLFFFGNYEGLRQTWAAPYTQATLSNYARSLVSPNSAVYSLLGSFPTDPNPIVPGVLQQTVTTIGANTIQEDFGAVRFDYHINDRFSMYARYNRDQGTSSQIQDASLSKFGQVSVPQNGVLALTQVWTPHIFNETKFGYNGIYMRVLGIPGPSPNADLSRTRIAVGGLTNVGSLISLSSSFNGVGAPYTGQTFSYIDNLSVLKGNHNLKFGVEIRPVGLYNDQIGGTTYTYQNVSSFLSNSPSQIQFYGDLSDKSPFTGLSGNAHVKQAYYIGYAQDEWKLRPNLTLSYGLRYEFYSPLHETRNKDVIFDMVAGTIYPKYSGDWYKSSKTNFGPRLALTWAPNTLHGDTVFRIGGGVFYGPGQTEDQIQPEANDRVTRTFTSGKVYPINPQADVYANYDINSPTLGYQPRAYSPNYRIPERVTTYTASIQQRLPGDMQLMVGYVGSTGRNLFMRSVTNLITRATTNPTTGAGTAVREFGGRFAEVDYKTSGGTDMYNALQTQLVRRFTKGLSLGAQYTWAKELGTSSGSNEANTSQAPIQVFGARPEYGRGNFDIRHSLNVNLLYDLPFGHGRTFSFSGPMDVLAGGWQIGGITNFRSGLPIDVLITRPDLAYVGNPGTSIAGQVFGSPVVTNGVVQTTAVVNVPGGGNSRNVRRPDIVPGVNPYLKNGYNYLNPAAFTTPAPGTFGNFRRNNLSGPNLAQLDLTLSKQFHLTERANIEFRSEIYNVLNHPNFANPGNVRLNQTLTSASQPGNAFTQSLAGSSWGVKSATVGNQVGIGANRQIQLSLRASF, encoded by the coding sequence ATGAAACCCCTACGTCTACTATTTATTCTGTTCGTACTTCTTTCCGAGAGTTTTGCCCAGACCAGCACAGGAAGTATCACCGGCTTCCTTACAGACCCATCAGGCTCCGCGCTCACTGACGCAAACGTCACCCTCACCGACGAGGGTACCGGTCGTCAGCGCACGACAAACACCAACAACTCCGGCCAGTTCACCCTCGTCCAGCTTCCGCCATCGACCTACACTCTGACGGTCTCCCACACCGGCTTCTCCACCCTTCAAGCCAAGGGGATTCTTCTCCAGGTAGGCCAGGAGATTAATCGCAACTTCACCCTCCGTGTAGAAAGCTCGCAGAGCACCATCACCGTAGAGTCCGGCACCACAGCTCTCGATACCGAGTCCGCAAGAATCGGAGGCAACGTCAGCGCGCGCGAGATCCAGGACCTACCCATTAACGGCCGCCAGATCTCTCAGCTCTACCTGCTTGTTCCCGGAGCAACCAACTCCGGCTCCGGAACCTTCGGTGACATCCGTTTTTCCGGTCGTGCAGTCGAACAGAACATTATCCGCCTCGACGGTATCGAAGCCACCTCAATCATCGACACGTCCCCGGGCAACCTGAACGGCGAGCTCGGCTCCCTCTTCCGCCTCCAGCAGTCCCTCGAGGCCGTTCAGGAGTTCCGTATCGACTCCTCCAGTTATCCCGCGGAGATGGGTACGGGAACCGGAGGACAGATCAGCTTCATCACCAGGTCCGGCAGCAACAATCTGCACGGCTCGGTCTTCGAGTATCTCCGCAACGACTTCTTTGACGCCCGCAACACCTTCAACCAGCGCGGCAAGGGCAATCCGAAGTTCCGCCTCAACCAGTTCGGCGGCTCCATTGGCGGTCCCATCTTCAAGGATAAGCTCTTCTTCTTCGGCAACTACGAAGGTCTGCGCCAGACTTGGGCAGCCCCCTATACCCAGGCCACCCTGTCCAACTACGCCCGTTCGCTGGTCTCTCCCAACAGCGCGGTTTATTCCCTGCTCGGCTCATTCCCTACTGACCCCAACCCGATCGTTCCCGGCGTTCTGCAGCAGACCGTAACCACCATCGGGGCCAATACCATCCAGGAAGACTTCGGCGCCGTTCGCTTCGACTATCACATCAACGACCGCTTCAGCATGTATGCGCGTTACAACCGCGACCAGGGCACCTCGTCGCAGATCCAGGACGCCTCACTCAGCAAGTTCGGCCAGGTTTCCGTTCCCCAGAACGGTGTTCTTGCCCTGACCCAGGTCTGGACGCCGCACATCTTCAACGAGACCAAGTTCGGCTACAACGGCATCTACATGCGCGTGCTCGGCATCCCCGGCCCCAGCCCGAACGCTGATCTCAGCCGCACCCGTATCGCCGTCGGCGGCCTGACGAACGTCGGCTCTCTCATTTCGCTCTCCAGCTCGTTCAACGGAGTCGGCGCGCCCTATACCGGCCAGACCTTCTCCTATATCGATAACCTCTCCGTCCTCAAGGGCAATCACAACCTGAAGTTCGGTGTGGAGATTCGTCCCGTCGGTCTCTATAACGACCAGATCGGCGGAACCACCTACACCTACCAGAACGTCTCCTCCTTCCTCTCCAACTCGCCCTCGCAGATCCAGTTCTACGGCGATCTCAGCGACAAGAGCCCCTTCACCGGTCTCAGCGGCAATGCCCATGTCAAGCAGGCCTATTACATCGGCTATGCCCAGGATGAGTGGAAGCTGCGTCCTAACCTGACCCTCAGCTACGGTCTGCGCTACGAGTTCTACTCGCCCCTGCATGAGACCCGCAACAAGGACGTCATCTTCGACATGGTCGCCGGAACCATCTATCCCAAGTACTCCGGTGACTGGTACAAGAGCAGCAAGACCAACTTCGGTCCCCGCCTCGCCCTTACCTGGGCTCCCAATACCCTGCACGGCGACACCGTCTTCCGCATTGGCGGCGGCGTCTTCTACGGACCAGGCCAGACCGAAGATCAGATCCAGCCCGAAGCCAACGACCGCGTCACCCGTACCTTCACCTCCGGCAAAGTCTACCCGATCAATCCGCAGGCTGACGTCTACGCGAACTACGACATCAACAGCCCCACCCTGGGCTACCAGCCGCGCGCTTATTCACCCAATTACCGGATTCCTGAGCGCGTCACCACCTACACTGCCTCCATCCAGCAGAGGCTGCCGGGCGATATGCAGCTGATGGTTGGATACGTTGGCTCGACCGGACGCAATCTCTTTATGCGTTCTGTCACCAACCTCATTACCAGGGCAACTACCAATCCCACGACCGGTGCTGGAACGGCAGTCCGCGAGTTCGGCGGCCGTTTTGCCGAGGTCGACTACAAGACTTCGGGCGGTACGGATATGTACAACGCTCTGCAGACCCAGCTTGTGCGCCGATTCACCAAGGGGCTATCCCTTGGTGCGCAGTACACCTGGGCCAAGGAGCTTGGAACCTCCTCGGGATCGAACGAAGCCAATACCTCTCAGGCTCCCATTCAGGTCTTCGGGGCCAGGCCGGAGTATGGCCGTGGCAACTTTGACATTCGCCACAGCCTCAACGTCAATCTGCTGTATGACCTCCCCTTCGGCCACGGCAGGACCTTCAGCTTCTCCGGTCCGATGGACGTGCTCGCAGGCGGATGGCAGATCGGCGGCATCACAAACTTCCGCAGTGGCCTGCCGATCGATGTCCTGATCACGCGGCCCGATCTTGCCTATGTCGGCAATCCCGGAACCTCCATCGCAGGACAGGTCTTCGGCTCGCCCGTTGTAACCAATGGAGTCGTCCAGACCACTGCCGTCGTCAACGTCCCCGGAGGCGGAAACAGCCGTAACGTCCGTCGTCCCGACATCGTCCCCGGAGTCAACCCCTACCTGAAGAATGGATACAACTACCTGAATCCGGCGGCCTTTACGACACCAGCGCCGGGAACCTTCGGAAACTTCCGGCGTAACAACCTCAGCGGTCCTAATCTCGCTCAACTCGACCTGACGCTCTCAAAACAGTTCCACCTTACCGAGCGCGCCAACATCGAATTCCGTTCGGAGATCTACAACGTCCTCAACCACCCCAACTTCGCCAACCCCGGCAACGTGCGCCTGAACCAGACGCTCACTTCAGCCAGCCAGCCCGGCAATGCCTTCACCCAGTCCCTGGCAGGCTCATCGTGGGGCGTAAAGTCGGCAACCGTTGGCAACCAGGTGGGCATCGGAGCGAACCGTCAGATTCAGCTGTCACTCCGCGCCAGTTTCTAA
- a CDS encoding alginate lyase family protein gives MSLTRRHFCSCLACHTATLLLARNLSAQPSTGTPTRPNVAGIDHDRILSAADHALTQPPAPLTTLPSPNSPGSPHDYYSEPGTFTAHRDALLSLAHIVPALTAAYVLTKEERYAKHAAAHLHAWFVAPDTSMTPNLEYAQVVPPAKTGRPEGLVEAVHLAEVAQSLQFLSNSDALSPEDGVTTVKWFTGYLDWLNSSRTAGLARDMHDHNGSSWLLQAAACARLNLKDDSPLTTLRHQFRSTTLRAQISFDGTFARELTTPNPYRNSLFNLDMLAGCCELLSTRFESVWDYELQDGPGMRIAIAKLYPFIADRRSWPYRADAKFFNELPLRRPALLFAARVYSRPEYAETWRTLPADTSNPELDRTFPIRQPLLWVTRPHP, from the coding sequence ATGTCCCTGACACGCAGACACTTCTGCTCCTGCCTCGCCTGCCACACAGCCACCCTGCTGCTTGCCCGCAATCTCTCCGCTCAGCCTTCGACCGGAACTCCCACCCGTCCCAACGTAGCCGGAATCGATCACGACCGCATCCTCTCCGCTGCCGATCATGCGCTCACCCAGCCGCCTGCCCCGCTCACCACCCTGCCCTCCCCAAACTCCCCGGGATCACCTCACGACTACTACTCTGAGCCCGGCACCTTCACCGCTCATCGTGACGCCCTTCTGTCGCTGGCCCATATCGTCCCAGCCCTCACCGCAGCTTATGTCCTCACCAAAGAGGAGCGTTACGCCAAGCACGCCGCCGCCCATCTTCACGCCTGGTTCGTCGCCCCTGATACCTCCATGACTCCCAACCTGGAATACGCCCAGGTCGTTCCGCCTGCAAAGACCGGCCGTCCCGAGGGTCTGGTTGAGGCCGTTCACCTGGCCGAGGTCGCGCAGAGCCTTCAATTTCTCTCCAACTCTGACGCGTTGTCCCCTGAAGATGGAGTAACCACCGTTAAGTGGTTTACCGGTTATCTCGATTGGCTCAACTCTTCACGCACCGCCGGGCTCGCCCGCGACATGCACGACCACAACGGCTCCTCCTGGCTCCTTCAGGCAGCCGCTTGTGCGCGACTGAATCTCAAGGACGATAGCCCGCTCACCACACTGCGCCACCAGTTCCGGTCTACAACCCTCCGCGCCCAGATCTCCTTCGATGGAACGTTTGCCCGCGAGCTCACAACTCCCAATCCTTACCGCAACAGCCTCTTCAATCTCGACATGCTCGCCGGCTGCTGCGAACTGCTCTCCACCCGGTTTGAGAGCGTCTGGGACTATGAGCTGCAGGACGGTCCCGGCATGCGCATTGCCATAGCAAAGCTATATCCGTTCATCGCCGACCGCAGATCGTGGCCGTACCGCGCCGACGCAAAATTCTTCAATGAGCTTCCCCTTCGGCGTCCCGCCCTTCTCTTCGCCGCCCGCGTCTATAGCCGTCCTGAATACGCCGAGACCTGGCGTACTCTTCCAGCCGATACTTCGAACCCCGAACTGGACCGCACCTTCCCCATCCGCCAGCCTCTCCTCTGGGTCACTCGTCCCCACCCATGA